The Struthio camelus isolate bStrCam1 chromosome W, bStrCam1.hap1, whole genome shotgun sequence sequence ACTGAATCATTGAACACTGAGTCATTGGACACTgaaacaggtgatttttttttcttctggactaTCGCAGTTAAGTGTTTGACTGAAGGATGTGGGAATCCTCCAGGAGGTAATTTCAGACAAtcctcctgctttcctggtgCAGTTCATATGTTTTAAGTATGTGAGCTGGCAACCTGGGTGGAGAATCTGGCCCTCCCCTCCAGAGCTTCTGCTGTGGGAGTGATCAAATTGTACCTAGATAAGGTGCTTGTAAACAGTCAGTGGGTCTTGTTCCTGCAGGAGAGGTCATGTAGGCCAGTCTCCTCTATGTGGTTATGACATTTAAGGGATATTTTCTGTATAGGTAAGATAATCAGTAAGGATGGATCAGGCATGCACTGGCGTGGTCATGGAGGAGCACAGCCAGCAAGGTGGCAGGAACTGTGCAGAGCAGCGGTTTGGAGCATCTCACCTGGTCCTCGTAAGGGCACCGCTGCAAGGACCCTTGCAACGGGGACTCCTGTCACTCTCTGGACAGCCACCACTGTCCTATCTGAGAGATTTGAGACCCCCCCATATGAGCGTCACCCTATGCCAAGAAGATCCCAATCTATGCCAAGAAGATCCCAGTATATTCtcgttattttttttaatgaatgatcTCCCTGCGAGTGTCTGCGTGACGCAGACACGCTAGCAGCAGTACGCTGTGCATTTCTGTAAAGGGCCTTCCACCTCCACCTCCCGGCTCTCCAAAGGTTCGCAGCGCGTGAACGACAGCGACCAAGAAGACGTGATGTAGGAGCAACGGCTGGTTTTACCCCACAGGGAGGTGCTCGGCTTTGCCGTGCCGATGGACGCGAGTTGGACGGAGGTGACTGGTGAGGTGTTTGCGGCTGAGACAGGTGTAGGCAGGGCAGAAATGGGAGTGTGGCCTTAAGGTGCGTAAATACTTGTGCCGGCTCGCCaggctgctgcctttctgccttggcAGCCTGCGTCCTAGCACGAGCCTCGGCGCTGCCTGGCGGTGGTAATACAGGCAGGAGGATGCGTGCAGTAAAACCGGCAGCCGCCCTGCACGCAGCATCCGCAGCACCGAGACCGGATGCCTCTGAGCCGGCcatgctcccctctgctccccgctTTTCTAATCCTCAGGTTCCCGTAGAGCAGCTGTTTGGACTAAATACTATCTCAAAATGAGGAAGTTTGTTGGAAAGGGACTTCCAGCAGAGCAGCCACAAAGGTGAAATACTGCAGGAGATTTAAGAACACTGTAGTAGGGGGCCAGCATGAAGGTACTCCCTTCAGAAAGGCTGTAAAAGAACTAGAAAAGCTGGTAATATGTGCAGATGGAAGGGAGGCAATGCGAAGAAAACAACATTGTTTAAGAAGCTGGagatacattcaaaaaaaaaaaaaagagcaaacaatcTGCAAATCCACAACAAGGCAGGCCAAAACAAGTGGAAAAGCCTGCTAAAGCCATTGGTGCTATTAATAAACCTTTCCCAGACCTCAGCAGCAGGAAACCCAGGGGAGTGACAGGGGGCAGCAGCTTCGCTGGCGGCGAAGCGCTGCGGGCTGCCGGAGAGCTCGGCAACACCCTGCAGCTCACTGGCCACTCAGAGACGGGATCGCTCCAGGGCCGGGCAGCTCAAAAAAGTCTCAGGTCCGCAGCTAACACTGAGTTTCCTGGAAATCAGCTGCTTGGGCCTTAACTGGGCGGATCAAGAAACAAGCTTTGCTTCAGCACTTGTTTCTCCAGCAAGGCATTTCCCCCTGTACCACCCGTTTCCAGTAAATGACATTAATTCTTTGAAGCAGAGTTTTGGGGCTAGAGGCGCcgcagggtcctgcacagcccttccTGCTCGCCGGGAGCAGAGGACAGTGCAAGCTGCTGTGTCTGCCTGCCCAGGACGCGGGTCAGCCGCCAGGCAGATTGCTCGGCTTGCAAAGGGCCCCCAGAGTTACGCTCTCATCACACGTGCCCCAGCCCATGCATAGCCCCAGGTCCAGCCCTAGCTCCCTTCGTGCAGGATGGTGGCTGCTGGGATGTGCCATCCCTCTCCTGCCCTGTGCTGTACGGAGCCGCTCGAagcgctgccccaggctggcggcAGGCTCAGGCAGCCTGTGCTCAGAGGTGCTGCTTGTGTCCTGTCGAAATTTGCacaaccccccgccccccatcaCAAACCGAAACGCGAGTTTTGGACCGAAAGGGAACGATAACATTGTAAATACTGAAATCCCAGCCTGTTAAGCTCAGGGCTGTGTGTTTGAAAGTGGTTTGAGAGACCCTGGTGAGATGCTCAGAGATGGGGCTCGCATGAACAGAAGTGCCCCTTGGCTGTGAGCAGAGCATGGCTCCTGCTCGGGTCTGAGAGCAGACagagcaaactgaaaaacagcagagCTGGACAACTGAGCAGTCAGGGCATACTGAAACGAGGAGAGGTCAAAGCGGgagagggtgctcagcacccattGCGGGTGGCATCCCCCAGAGCTGGTAGGGGAGGGGACTCGGCAACACCAGGCAGGGGCAAGCAAGAATTAGCATTAGCTAGACCCTAACACAGTGTCCTGAACAGGAAATAATTTGTCACTAGCAGCAAATCTATACTGAAAATAACTGGGGAATTTCTTGGGTGGAAGAAGCACCTGACAGGAGAAACCAGACTGTGAGCGTGCACATGTAGACCCATCTGCTCCCCTGTGCTGGCTTCCAAGGACCTTCCCTGCTCCCTGTCTTCTACAAGGGCCCATTTCTCTTTGGCAGCCTACAGTGCTCTGCAGTCGTTGCAAAGCCCGTTGGAGCTGGAAATGGGGTTTTCTCAGGGCCAATCCCTTTCTGGAGTAAAAGGTGCGCGAGCACCTCGtcctgctccctctgcctgcAGCAGCGCTTCAACCCGGCTTCTCAACGTATACAGCTACAAAACACACAACACTGGGTTTAAAGAGAACATCCTTCATTTTATTCCCACTTTGGAGCCTTTTTCCCCAAAGCTGAAAACAGCCTCAGAGGAGAACTTATACCAAAGCGCAGCTCTCCCCTGCACGTGCTTCCCACCAGGGGAGAGCGCGAGGCTGCGGCGGTGGGTGTGCTGGTGCTGCGCCGCAGATGcacaggttgggggggggagcaccTTGTGTGAGCCCAAcgaggccgggggaggcaggTGCAGGGGCCTGTAGACAGCCTGGGTGCTGGGAGAGTCGGGCAGGGGGTGCCCAATGCTGACAAAAGAGGGATCGGACATCCTCATGCCAGGTAGGTCATCTAGGGACACCCCAGGGCAGGGATTGCTTGTAGGACTCTTCTGCAGGTGACCGTGAAGGCACTAAAAAGGCATTATTAAGAAGACACTCGCGTTGCATGTCCACAAAAGCCTTGATGTGTGGAGGTGGTGATGGTATGTGTCAGACCACGTGGTGTGGCACAGCCCAGGCGAGTCCCCCTGAAAAGGGAATGAGGGCACATGAAGGGGCGGCTCCAAGGTCCTCCGTGAGGAGCTTACCAGAGAAAAGATTCAACTCTGTCACGATTTCTCCGGACACGTGAGAGCTGACATGAGGCAACCAAAGTGTTCAGAGAAGCTACAAGGCCCCATGTCTGGATGGGGGTTGCTCCCAACAGATGAGGTTTGGAGGCAGCGAGCTGCTGAGCTAATCCCCTTGCTCTGAGCACAGCAAATGCCTCAGCCAAAGTTGCACCTAGAGAAGTcctggggcacagaggctctTCCCGTCCTGGCTGCACAGCTCCTGGTTTGCAAGAAGCTTCTTGCTGAAGAAGCTCAAAGGAGTTTGAGCAGAGCCCCACTGCGTCCCCAGTGGCACCAGCACAGAGCTGATGCTGCAGACTGGCCCATCAGGACCCCCCGGACAAGGCTGGGGAAGCCAGCAAATACTGAGCTATGAGAGCAAGAAAAGATAGGCAGAGGGAGAAATACTTCATGGCAGGTGCTGCTGATACCTGTGCAAAGCATCTTTTCCTCCTAGGGTGGCAGAGAAgccgtcggaggggctttttcttcttccttgcagTCGATTCGAGTGAAGACGTTGCGACCGGTCCTGCGGGAAAGCACATGCATGACAGACCCTGTTGGTGCCCACCTGGCAGATGGGCCAACACCCATAGGGACAAGGATCCCGCTGCTCACATGGTGGCTTTCCAGTCGCTGTGGAGGGAGTTGACCTTCTGTCGCAGGAGCCAGGCTGTCTGCAAGATCTCTTTCTCGTTGTTGTCCACGAAGCACTGGCCCACGAAGACGGTCGTGGAGTCTGCCCCAGCAAGAGGTGCCTCAGGATGCGTCACGCTGTCTGCGGGGTGCTCGGCAGACAGACAGACGCTGgccagagcagggaggggagtgTGTGGAGGGGCCAAGCGATGGTGGTCTGCCTGTGCTCCCCTCCCATCCGCACGGAGCCGCTGCCCCTACCTACCGGAAAACCTCTTCCAGTTGACGGTGAAGCCAAACGTGCTTTGTCCGTCCTCGTCCAAGTGCTGGGTCCCGCAGAGGGGTGAAGGCTTGATTGGCTTTTGGGCACTCGAGACAGCGGTGTGGTACTCTCCGGAGAAGTCGCCCTGGCTGTTCACGCTGAACACGTGCATCCTCGAGCCCAGGTCGTTCTGCCACCACCCGGCCAGGTTGCACTGCCGAGGGAGGGAGCGGATGTGGTTCCCCGggggctgcccctgcccggggctgGCCCGTCCGTGGTGCTGTGGGGACAGCCCCTGCCCACCGCCCCTGGCAGAGCCCAGCTCCCCGCAGCACCCAGGcctccccagagcccccagccaggggccaggggccaaAGTTACCTTGCCCATTCCTGCAGGCTGTTTCTGCTCAGggtcccgcccagtcttggcgtTTGCTCCTTTTGCCTCCTTCATGGTCGTCTTTTCCTCTTTGAGGGTCTCGCCTAACTGGCAaagcacctttaaaaataaacgAAACACAAAGTCAGTTTTTGGCAGCAGCATTTCTCAGGAGCCTGAGGAGTCTGAcggtgctggggctggggagtggAGGGCACGAGCCCACCATGGCCTTTTGCTCAGGCATTTTTGTTTAAGACATCTGATTTACAAAGTCATCACAATCTCAGAAATGTCAGGAGAGCCACAAACTAAGTGAAgccaaacagaacaaaagaggTAAGGAAAGTGTGCCGTGCTTGGCACCGGGACGTGGTGTGCCAgcgctccggggagagcccttGGCAAGGGACAGAGCCCTGGCATTTGTGCTGGGCCCCCTGCGAGACCAAGGAGCCCCGATGGCTGGTGCCTTGCAGCATCCCGCCTGCAGAGCCGTGGCTCTGGCACAGCCCCGAAGCCCTCCCTGTGCCCTCGGTCGCTGCACCTCCCCAGCCTGGGGACAGACCAGGGTCCCCATGACCCCCCACTAGGGCAGACATTCCCGCATGTCCCGATGCCCCCACAGGAGTTCCCTGGTATATCCCCCCATAGCAGGGGGGGGGACATATGTGGCCCGCCTTGGGGCAGGGGTCCCTATGCACATTGCTCCAGGAGAA is a genomic window containing:
- the LOC104147764 gene encoding avidin isoform X1 → MSRRLLTALALPVGAALAGAAGGSQVLCQLGETLKEEKTTMKEAKGANAKTGRDPEQKQPAGMGKCNLAGWWQNDLGSRMHVFSVNSQGDFSGEYHTAVSSAQKPIKPSPLCGTQHLDEDGQSTFGFTVNWKRFSDSTTVFVGQCFVDNNEKEILQTAWLLRQKVNSLHSDWKATMTGRNVFTRIDCKEEEKAPPTASLPP
- the LOC104147764 gene encoding avidin isoform X2, with product MKEAKGANAKTGRDPEQKQPAGMGKCNLAGWWQNDLGSRMHVFSVNSQGDFSGEYHTAVSSAQKPIKPSPLCGTQHLDEDGQSTFGFTVNWKRFSDSTTVFVGQCFVDNNEKEILQTAWLLRQKVNSLHSDWKATMTGRNVFTRIDCKEEEKAPPTASLPP